The uncultured Bacteroides sp. DNA segment TCAATAACTTTATATATCTTGTCCGTGCTATTTATACTCAAACTAATTATCGGATAATGGATTTTGAACTAACTTCTGCTTATAAACCTACAGGCGACCAACCCGAGGCCATCGCACAACTCACTGAAGGACTTCTTCAGGGAGTTCCGGCACAAACATTGCTTGGGGTTACGGGATCAGGAAAAACATTTACTATTGCCAACGTCATTAAAAACATCAATAAGCCGACGCTAATATTAAGTCATAATAAAACATTGGCTGCACAATTATACGGAGAATTCAAGGGATTTTTTCCAAACAATGCTGTAGAGTACTACGTGTCTTATTACGATTATTATCAGCCCGAAGCTTATTTACCCGGCAGTGATACTTACATTGAAAAAGACCTTGTCATCAATGATGAAATAGATAAGCTCAGATTGGCTGCCACATCGTCTTTGCTATCCGGCCGCAGGGATGTTCTTGTTGTCTCTTCTGTATCATGTATCTATGGTATGGGCAATCCCGCTGATTTCTATAGCAATGTGATAGAGGTTGAAAAGGGAAAGGCTATAAATCGCAATGTCTTTCTGCGTCGTCTGGTAGATAGTCTTTATGTCCGAAACGACATTGACCTGAGTCGGGGTAATTTCCGCGTCAAGGGAGATACCGTAGACATTTCGCTAGCCTATTCGGATAATATCTTAAGAATCATTTTTTGGGGAGATGACATAGATGGCATTGAGGAGGTCGATTCTCTATCAGGCGCTACAACTGCCGCATTTGATTCATACAAGATCTATCCGGCTAATCTCTTTATGACTACCAAAGAAGCTACCCAGAGAGCCATCCACATGATAGAAGATGACCTTACGAAACAGGTAGCGTATTTTGAATCGATGGACCAACCTTATGAAGCAAAGCGTATTTATGAACGTGTGACGTATGACATGGAGATGATTCGCGAATTGGGTCATTGTTCGGGCATCGAGAATTATTCCAGATATTTCGATGGCCGTGAGCCAGGTACCCGCCCCTACTGCCTGCTCGATTTCTTTCCTGAAGATTTCTTGATTGTAATAGACGAAAGCCACGTCAGTGTGCCGCAAGTACGTGCCATGTATGGAGGAGACCGTGCCCGAAAGATTAACTTGGTTCAATATGGCTTTCGACTGCCGGCAGCGATGGACAACCGTCCCTTGCAATTTGAAGAGTTCGAGACGCTAGCTAAACAAGTCATCTACGTCAGTGCCACTCCGGCAGACTATGAATTAATCAAATCTGAAGGTGTGGTAGTAGAACAAGTGATCCGTCCCACAGGCTTACTCGACCCTATTATTGAAGTGCGCCCCAGTCTCAACCAAATAGATGACCTCATGGAAGAGATACAGCTACGTATCGAACAACATGAACGTGTACTCATCACCACGCTGACCAAACGCATGGCCGAAGAACTCACTGAATATCTTTTGAACAACAACGTACGCTGCAACTATATCCATAGCGATGTAGATACATTGGATCGTGTGAAGATAATGGATGATCTCCGTCAAGGTATCTACGACGTACTTGTTGGAGTAAATCT contains these protein-coding regions:
- the uvrB gene encoding excinuclease ABC subunit UvrB, whose amino-acid sequence is MDFELTSAYKPTGDQPEAIAQLTEGLLQGVPAQTLLGVTGSGKTFTIANVIKNINKPTLILSHNKTLAAQLYGEFKGFFPNNAVEYYVSYYDYYQPEAYLPGSDTYIEKDLVINDEIDKLRLAATSSLLSGRRDVLVVSSVSCIYGMGNPADFYSNVIEVEKGKAINRNVFLRRLVDSLYVRNDIDLSRGNFRVKGDTVDISLAYSDNILRIIFWGDDIDGIEEVDSLSGATTAAFDSYKIYPANLFMTTKEATQRAIHMIEDDLTKQVAYFESMDQPYEAKRIYERVTYDMEMIRELGHCSGIENYSRYFDGREPGTRPYCLLDFFPEDFLIVIDESHVSVPQVRAMYGGDRARKINLVQYGFRLPAAMDNRPLQFEEFETLAKQVIYVSATPADYELIKSEGVVVEQVIRPTGLLDPIIEVRPSLNQIDDLMEEIQLRIEQHERVLITTLTKRMAEELTEYLLNNNVRCNYIHSDVDTLDRVKIMDDLRQGIYDVLVGVNLLREGLDLPEVSLVAILDADKEGFLRSHRSLTQTAGRAARNINGKVIMYADRITESMRRTIDETNRRREKQLAYNEANGITPQQIIKARNLSVFGNNHAEVSAGMAKAYIEPETLNIAADPVIQYMNKNQMEKSIERTRKLMQEAAKKLDFIEAAQYRDELLKLEDLLKEKWTK